Proteins from a single region of Bdellovibrio bacteriovorus HD100:
- a CDS encoding tRNA-uridine aminocarboxypropyltransferase, translating into MDLKQYQERKAQQQSNHLGRPLCPSCLQPGKACYCHAIEKFDPQISFVILIHPIEVRRRIATGRMTSLCLESSHLISGQNFSENPQVNALIKDPGNHCVILYPGPDSSDLSLMNPLARRSLVPDGKRLTVFVIDGTWATAKKMMRESRNLHALPKICFSPEKPSGFRVRKQPKEFCYSTIEAVHQTIELLGGDLGLDLKPRPHDNLLEVFELMVERQLLHLRHAEEIHGPFNSRDLKARGSR; encoded by the coding sequence TTGGATCTAAAACAGTATCAAGAGCGAAAAGCACAACAGCAGAGCAATCACTTGGGGCGGCCCTTGTGTCCTTCCTGCCTGCAGCCGGGAAAAGCCTGTTATTGCCACGCCATTGAAAAGTTTGATCCTCAGATCAGTTTTGTGATCCTGATTCATCCCATCGAGGTGCGCCGGCGCATTGCCACCGGGCGCATGACGTCGCTGTGTCTGGAAAGTTCCCATTTGATCTCGGGTCAGAACTTCAGTGAAAATCCACAGGTCAATGCCCTGATTAAGGATCCCGGCAATCACTGTGTGATTCTTTATCCGGGCCCGGATTCCAGTGACTTGTCTTTGATGAACCCCCTGGCCCGCCGCAGTTTGGTGCCAGACGGAAAGAGGCTCACGGTGTTTGTGATTGATGGCACCTGGGCCACCGCCAAGAAAATGATGCGTGAAAGCCGCAATCTGCACGCGCTTCCGAAGATTTGTTTTTCCCCGGAAAAGCCTTCAGGCTTTCGGGTGCGCAAGCAGCCCAAAGAATTTTGTTATTCCACGATTGAGGCTGTTCATCAGACGATTGAATTGTTGGGTGGTGATTTGGGGCTGGACCTGAAGCCGCGCCCGCATGACAACCTGCTGGAGGTCTTTGAGCTGATGGTGGAGCGGCAGCTGCTTCACCTGCGCCATGCGGAAGAGATTCACGGGCCTTTCAATTCACGTGATCTTAAGGCCCGCGGCAGTCGCTAG
- a CDS encoding L,D-transpeptidase, producing MRTLQQITGAIVALLFLTVNTAQAEPTETMQKRSPHVIEEINPFDPNIEQVLEQFDKIYEEETGQPAHLPETYLDELVNIFGGCYRNSCAVWAQVVKSSQRMYLYVNGSLRGSWLVSTGMAGYGTPNFDKHPNGRIYDRYSSKKFPGGDYNGLGNMPYAVFISGGFALHGTPQGNWSKLGTRASHGCIRMHPDNGYVFNRLVRSYGKSNVWITVQ from the coding sequence ATGAGAACTCTACAACAAATAACAGGAGCAATAGTCGCTCTGCTGTTTTTGACAGTGAATACTGCCCAGGCAGAGCCCACCGAAACAATGCAAAAACGCAGTCCCCATGTGATTGAAGAAATCAACCCCTTTGACCCGAACATCGAGCAAGTGCTGGAACAATTCGATAAAATTTACGAAGAAGAAACCGGTCAACCGGCCCATCTTCCCGAAACTTATCTGGATGAATTGGTAAACATCTTCGGCGGCTGTTATCGCAACAGCTGTGCGGTGTGGGCTCAGGTCGTGAAGTCTTCTCAACGCATGTATCTGTATGTGAACGGATCTTTGCGTGGATCATGGCTGGTCTCTACCGGCATGGCGGGATATGGCACTCCTAACTTTGACAAACATCCCAACGGCCGTATCTATGACCGCTACAGCTCCAAAAAATTCCCCGGTGGGGATTACAACGGACTAGGCAACATGCCTTATGCTGTCTTTATCAGTGGAGGATTTGCCCTGCATGGCACACCTCAAGGCAACTGGTCCAAACTGGGCACGCGTGCATCCCATGGTTGCATTCGCATGCACCCTGACAACGGATATGTTTTCAACCGGCTGGTGCGAAGCTACGGAAAATCAAATGTGTGGATTACAGTTCAATAG
- a CDS encoding MGMT family protein, whose product MSEVFSEKVLKLIKKIPEGKVATYGQIAALAGKPQGSRAVAWLLHSCSESHKLPWQRVLNSKGKISFPAGTKLYRQQKKLLVSEGVEFGDGDMIDMSVFQWKKKVMPVKRASQKPRMFS is encoded by the coding sequence ATGAGCGAAGTCTTTTCAGAGAAGGTTCTTAAGCTGATCAAAAAGATCCCGGAAGGGAAAGTGGCCACCTATGGTCAGATCGCCGCTTTGGCGGGAAAGCCGCAAGGGTCCCGTGCCGTGGCGTGGCTGCTGCATTCCTGTTCTGAAAGTCACAAACTTCCCTGGCAGCGTGTTCTGAATTCGAAGGGAAAGATCTCTTTTCCCGCGGGGACGAAACTGTACCGTCAGCAGAAGAAGCTTTTGGTGTCTGAAGGTGTGGAGTTCGGCGACGGCGACATGATTGATATGTCCGTTTTTCAATGGAAGAAAAAAGTGATGCCGGTAAAGCGCGCCTCGCAGAAGCCGCGCATGTTTTCTTAA
- a CDS encoding AbgT family transporter: MSSTDNSIESGPLYRFLLKVERAGNALPQPALMFLLLTVLVVLLSAVISGLGVEAVHPVKKETITAVNLMSVTGLHMVLTDMLKNFTGFAPLGTVLVAMLGFSLTEKSGLLGALLRLLVIKSPRQLLVPAVLLAGIMSHTAGDIGYVLLIPLSAMAFHSAGLNPLAGLAICFAGVSGGFAANFMLSVADPVLSGLSQEAARIIDPAYTVTPVVNWYFMSVSSILIIAIGTLVAKKITLPFLGEYKGAAERTAPEPLNAYERKGLLWAGVVFAIFVLLVLWGTVPETGFLRNPANGSLLDSPFLKGIIPMVFFLAAFTGVAYGFAAKTFKSQSDVTNAMQDAMVTMAPYLVMVFFAAQFISLFNSSNVGLILAVKGSELLKDMNLSAIPLMIGFIILTCVVDLFLGSASAKWALMAPVFVPMFMLLGIAPELTQASYRVADSVVNIISPLMPYFPLILAFANKYDPKARLGTLIALMLPYSIAFTIFWSLLLFAWIWLGLPLGPGANLLYVMPGQ, translated from the coding sequence ATGTCGAGCACTGATAATTCTATAGAGTCCGGACCGTTGTATCGCTTTCTGCTAAAGGTGGAACGCGCGGGGAATGCCCTGCCGCAACCGGCTCTGATGTTTTTGTTGTTAACAGTTCTGGTGGTTTTGCTGTCTGCGGTCATCAGTGGTTTGGGTGTTGAAGCCGTTCATCCGGTCAAAAAAGAAACCATCACGGCAGTGAATCTGATGTCAGTGACGGGTCTGCACATGGTTTTGACCGACATGCTGAAAAACTTCACTGGCTTTGCTCCTCTGGGAACTGTGCTTGTAGCGATGCTGGGCTTCAGCCTGACGGAAAAAAGCGGACTGCTGGGCGCCCTGCTGCGATTGCTGGTGATTAAATCCCCGCGTCAGCTTCTGGTTCCTGCCGTGTTGTTGGCGGGAATCATGTCCCACACCGCGGGTGATATCGGCTATGTGCTGCTGATTCCGCTTTCGGCGATGGCCTTTCATAGTGCGGGGTTAAATCCACTGGCCGGCCTGGCCATCTGTTTTGCCGGTGTGTCCGGAGGTTTTGCCGCGAACTTCATGCTGAGTGTGGCCGATCCTGTGTTGTCCGGCCTCTCCCAAGAGGCGGCTCGCATTATCGATCCGGCATACACAGTCACTCCGGTGGTGAACTGGTATTTCATGTCGGTTTCATCCATTCTGATCATTGCCATCGGAACTTTGGTGGCAAAAAAGATCACTTTGCCTTTTTTGGGTGAATACAAAGGCGCCGCCGAGCGCACGGCCCCGGAGCCTTTGAATGCTTACGAAAGAAAAGGCCTGCTATGGGCGGGCGTTGTCTTTGCGATCTTCGTGCTGCTGGTTCTGTGGGGCACGGTTCCTGAAACCGGCTTCCTCAGAAATCCAGCCAATGGTTCCTTGCTGGATTCCCCGTTCTTGAAGGGCATCATCCCGATGGTGTTCTTCCTGGCAGCCTTCACAGGCGTGGCTTACGGCTTTGCCGCGAAGACCTTTAAATCCCAAAGCGACGTGACCAATGCCATGCAAGACGCGATGGTCACAATGGCCCCCTACCTGGTCATGGTCTTCTTTGCAGCTCAGTTTATTTCTTTGTTTAATTCCTCCAACGTCGGATTGATTCTGGCGGTGAAAGGATCTGAGCTTCTGAAAGACATGAATCTAAGCGCCATCCCACTGATGATTGGTTTCATCATTCTGACTTGTGTGGTGGATCTGTTCCTGGGAAGCGCTTCTGCAAAGTGGGCGCTGATGGCTCCGGTGTTTGTGCCGATGTTCATGCTGTTGGGAATTGCCCCGGAACTGACGCAAGCCTCTTACCGTGTGGCTGATTCCGTGGTGAATATTATTTCCCCGCTGATGCCGTACTTCCCGCTGATTCTGGCATTTGCAAACAAGTATGATCCAAAAGCGCGTCTGGGAACTTTGATCGCATTGATGCTGCCATACTCGATTGCCTTCACGATCTTCTGGTCGCTGTTGCTGTTTGCCTGGATCTGGCTGGGACTGCCTCTGGGCCCGGGAGCAAACTTGCTCTATGTGATGCCAGGACAATAA
- a CDS encoding sensor histidine kinase encodes METVAFEHENRFKTIIESLPTGIVMVNKSGFVVLCNGEMEKMFGYSPGELKGSPIERLVPMGARQHHPQHREGFMQSPTKRQMGAGRDLSGLCKDGKEIPVEIGLNHIVIDNNSYAIASIVDITERKIIETRLKHAYDELQQKNQEMEQFVYTVSHDLKSPLVTSSSFIEFIKEDIKSGNMEDVHDSIDRLEKAHKRMQELINDLLQLSRAGRMELNLSDVSMNDIINEILENFSDRLKDRNIEVQLPTDLPKVIGDRRRLYQVLENLVTNALKYGTSSPHPQIQILTKDAPTEMLVGVKDNGPGIAPAYHRKIFGLFQRLDNSQEGTGVGLAIVQRIMQLHGGRTWVESRENEGATFWLAFPKFFTEQGAFDAAKL; translated from the coding sequence GTGGAAACTGTGGCCTTCGAGCATGAGAACCGGTTCAAAACCATCATCGAGTCTTTGCCTACGGGAATCGTCATGGTGAACAAATCCGGCTTCGTGGTCCTGTGCAATGGCGAGATGGAAAAAATGTTTGGTTACAGTCCCGGCGAGCTGAAAGGATCTCCCATCGAAAGACTGGTGCCGATGGGAGCCCGGCAACACCATCCCCAACACCGGGAAGGCTTCATGCAAAGCCCGACAAAACGTCAGATGGGCGCAGGCCGCGACCTTTCCGGTCTGTGCAAAGACGGAAAAGAGATCCCGGTTGAAATCGGACTGAATCATATAGTTATCGACAACAACAGCTATGCCATCGCCTCCATCGTTGACATCACCGAAAGAAAAATCATCGAGACCCGCCTGAAGCATGCCTATGATGAGCTTCAGCAGAAAAATCAGGAAATGGAGCAGTTCGTTTACACAGTGTCGCACGACCTGAAATCCCCTCTGGTCACCAGCTCTTCATTTATTGAATTCATCAAGGAAGATATCAAAAGCGGCAACATGGAGGATGTTCATGATTCCATAGACCGCCTGGAAAAAGCACACAAACGCATGCAGGAGTTGATCAACGACCTTTTGCAGCTCAGCCGCGCGGGCCGCATGGAACTGAATCTCAGTGATGTCAGCATGAACGACATTATCAACGAAATCCTGGAAAACTTTTCCGATCGCCTGAAGGATCGCAATATCGAGGTTCAACTCCCGACGGACCTTCCCAAGGTCATCGGAGACCGGCGTCGGCTCTATCAGGTTCTGGAAAATCTGGTCACCAACGCCCTGAAGTACGGAACCAGCAGTCCTCACCCGCAGATCCAGATTCTGACGAAGGATGCCCCCACTGAAATGCTGGTGGGAGTGAAAGACAACGGCCCGGGGATCGCTCCGGCCTATCACCGCAAAATATTTGGGCTGTTCCAGCGCCTTGACAACTCTCAGGAAGGGACTGGCGTGGGCCTGGCCATTGTACAAAGAATCATGCAGCTTCACGGAGGTCGCACCTGGGTGGAATCCCGGGAAAACGAGGGCGCGACGTTCTGGCTGGCCTTCCCAAAATTCTTCACCGAACAAGGAGCCTTCGATGCCGCCAAATTATAA
- a CDS encoding response regulator codes for MPPNYNGEHPLKILLVEDNDDHALIVMRNLKKESFVSKVERVTDGVQALQYLRGIAPYESREEPDIILLDLKLPRLDGHEVLSEVKDDAKLRKIPIIVLTTSDAETDKLKAYDLHANSYLVKPLQADELKKMVESMATYWGIWNRNIKKPDVAP; via the coding sequence ATGCCGCCAAATTATAATGGAGAGCATCCGCTCAAAATTCTTCTGGTTGAAGACAATGACGATCACGCTTTGATCGTTATGAGAAACCTCAAGAAAGAGTCCTTCGTTTCTAAGGTCGAGCGGGTCACCGACGGCGTGCAGGCCCTGCAGTATCTGCGCGGAATCGCACCCTATGAAAGCCGGGAAGAACCGGACATCATTCTGCTGGACCTGAAGCTCCCCCGGCTTGACGGCCACGAAGTCCTCTCTGAAGTGAAGGATGACGCCAAACTTCGCAAGATCCCCATCATCGTACTGACCACTTCTGACGCAGAAACCGACAAACTCAAAGCCTATGACCTGCACGCCAACAGCTATCTGGTAAAGCCGCTGCAGGCGGATGAATTAAAGAAAATGGTCGAAAGCATGGCCACCTACTGGGGCATCTGGAATCGCAACATCAAAAAACCGGATGTCGCCCCCTGA
- a CDS encoding hybrid sensor histidine kinase/response regulator: MSPLKPLNILLVEDNDEHAFIISRYLRRVKDVPEITLDRAAMLKTALQQIDGKIYDLVLLDLRLPDSDLDETLPRMQSILPDAPIIILSALEDREFALRKVHEGAQDYLCKSELSSENLVRGIYAAIERKSAEVLMRKQFEQMQTLFDFSNFVMTEAYPEQMIEHLRQSALKCLKLSAVELLRRDSVKVSDEFARSGLWNLRSPKLLLDGDLAMKLTSFRDLREEGFNTCLIVPVKGLEKNQLFGLLLLMNKALRHFSAEEVRFVQSLVNTLSIAMSRNALHKELEERIQQLHTAHRKKNDFLATLSHELRTPLNIIKGGLDLLKGSDPKSREYHDALDAIERNLNHEIQLVSDTLEISRITTGKTKLNLKKVVVQELIQSVMESLESAAHAKNISAQLTCSEAATQAVVDPDRFRQILWNLLSNSIKFTPPGGRLHVTCETHESQFSVSVQDTGQGIESENLPYVFEKFWQEDSGMNRKRMGLGLGLSIAKHMTELHGGSIEVQSPGKDQGTTFRIQLPLVSVETSQGPAMTLTGQTEHLQFVENEPKGSLSGLHIFLVDDSEDTLVLIKRLLQREGALVTDTSQPKKALALLKEGHFDILISDIGMPEMDGYELIRSLRDWEGPRNRHLPAMALSAYTSTEDIRKALESGFQQHLSKPSPIKNIVKEVLRLTGKAPSRPQPLLNNG, encoded by the coding sequence ATGTCACCGTTAAAGCCACTGAACATCCTGCTGGTGGAGGACAACGACGAGCATGCCTTTATTATTTCGCGCTATCTTCGCCGCGTGAAGGATGTTCCCGAGATCACCCTGGATCGGGCTGCCATGCTGAAGACAGCCCTGCAGCAGATTGATGGCAAAATATATGATCTGGTATTGCTGGATCTGCGCCTGCCGGACAGCGATCTTGATGAAACCCTGCCACGCATGCAGTCCATCCTGCCCGACGCCCCCATTATCATTCTTTCAGCCCTGGAGGACCGCGAGTTCGCCTTAAGGAAAGTCCACGAAGGGGCGCAGGACTATCTGTGCAAGTCCGAACTGTCCTCTGAAAATCTGGTCCGGGGAATTTATGCCGCCATCGAAAGAAAGTCTGCCGAAGTTCTGATGCGAAAGCAGTTTGAACAGATGCAGACGCTTTTTGACTTCTCCAATTTCGTCATGACCGAAGCCTATCCCGAGCAGATGATCGAGCATCTGCGACAAAGCGCTTTAAAGTGCCTGAAACTTTCCGCAGTGGAGCTGCTCCGCCGGGATTCTGTGAAAGTATCTGATGAATTCGCCCGCTCAGGTCTGTGGAACCTGCGCTCGCCGAAACTGCTGCTGGACGGCGACTTGGCGATGAAGCTTACCTCTTTTCGCGATCTGCGCGAAGAAGGCTTTAACACCTGCCTGATTGTGCCGGTAAAGGGGCTGGAAAAAAACCAGCTGTTTGGACTTTTACTATTGATGAACAAGGCCCTCCGTCACTTCTCTGCAGAAGAAGTCCGATTTGTTCAGTCTTTGGTGAACACCCTTTCTATCGCCATGAGCCGCAATGCCCTTCACAAAGAACTTGAAGAGCGCATCCAGCAACTTCACACTGCCCATCGCAAGAAAAACGACTTCCTGGCGACCTTGTCCCATGAACTGCGTACGCCATTGAACATCATCAAAGGAGGCCTGGATCTTCTAAAGGGCTCTGACCCCAAGTCCCGCGAATATCATGATGCTCTGGATGCCATTGAACGCAATTTGAACCATGAAATTCAACTGGTGTCCGACACCCTGGAGATCTCCCGCATCACAACGGGAAAAACCAAACTGAATCTTAAAAAGGTCGTCGTGCAGGAGCTGATTCAGTCGGTGATGGAGTCCCTGGAAAGTGCCGCACACGCCAAGAATATCTCCGCCCAGTTGACCTGCAGTGAAGCCGCCACCCAGGCCGTGGTGGATCCCGACCGCTTCCGTCAGATACTTTGGAATCTTCTGTCAAACTCCATCAAATTCACGCCTCCGGGCGGCCGCCTTCACGTCACTTGCGAAACGCACGAGTCTCAGTTCAGCGTTTCAGTTCAGGATACGGGCCAGGGCATTGAAAGCGAAAATCTTCCCTATGTCTTTGAGAAGTTCTGGCAAGAGGATTCCGGCATGAACCGCAAGCGCATGGGTTTGGGCCTGGGACTTTCCATCGCCAAACACATGACCGAACTTCACGGAGGCAGTATCGAGGTCCAAAGCCCCGGCAAAGATCAAGGCACCACCTTCAGGATTCAGCTGCCGCTGGTGTCGGTTGAAACCAGTCAGGGGCCCGCCATGACCTTAACCGGACAAACTGAACATCTTCAGTTTGTGGAAAACGAACCCAAAGGTTCTTTGTCCGGTTTGCATATATTCTTAGTGGATGATTCCGAAGACACCCTCGTGCTGATCAAACGCCTGCTGCAGAGGGAAGGGGCCTTGGTGACTGACACATCCCAGCCCAAAAAGGCGTTGGCCCTTTTGAAAGAGGGTCACTTTGATATTCTGATCTCAGACATCGGTATGCCCGAGATGGACGGCTATGAACTGATCCGCTCTTTGCGAGACTGGGAAGGCCCCCGAAACCGTCATCTGCCGGCAATGGCCCTTTCAGCCTATACCAGCACCGAAGATATCAGAAAAGCGCTGGAATCCGGATTCCAGCAACATCTGAGCAAACCCAGTCCAATTAAAAACATCGTCAAAGAGGTGCTGCGCCTGACGGGGAAGGCCCCGTCACGGCCTCAGCCTCTTTTGAACAACGGATGA
- a CDS encoding DoxX family membrane protein: MRSKLATGSRYLLGLIYFVFGLNGFLQFIPAPPTMPEGAMAFMGGMMAAPYFFPVLKGTEVICGALLLSGFAVPLALVILAPITLQIFLFHSFMTPGLENVIMPVVMIALHVLAATAYWKLYHPLFKRG; this comes from the coding sequence ATGCGATCTAAATTGGCAACAGGTTCCCGTTATTTACTGGGTTTGATTTACTTTGTTTTTGGTTTGAATGGCTTTTTGCAGTTCATCCCGGCCCCACCAACAATGCCCGAGGGGGCCATGGCTTTTATGGGTGGAATGATGGCTGCGCCTTATTTCTTCCCGGTGCTTAAAGGCACGGAAGTCATCTGTGGGGCTTTGTTGCTTAGCGGTTTTGCGGTGCCTCTGGCGTTGGTGATTTTGGCGCCGATCACCTTGCAGATCTTCCTGTTCCATTCCTTTATGACCCCGGGTCTGGAAAATGTGATCATGCCGGTGGTGATGATTGCTCTGCATGTGCTGGCAGCGACCGCTTACTGGAAGTTGTATCATCCGTTGTTCAAAAGAGGCTGA
- a CDS encoding SRPBCC family protein, whose product MKTFGIIVGSLVALILVLGLIAPKDFKVRRDIIIDRPQADVYAYVKQLKHQSLWNSWFLKDPKVKMDYKGEDGTVGFIVTWESSLKEVGVGEQEIKNLVDNNRVDTEIRFKIPMEASFDSYVITESVDPAQTRVTMGMHDELAIPMNVMSFLFNKIFGGEDHIIRDMDQSLINLKTQLEQK is encoded by the coding sequence ATGAAAACATTTGGAATTATAGTTGGTTCTCTGGTCGCCTTGATTCTGGTATTGGGGCTTATCGCACCGAAGGACTTTAAGGTCCGTCGTGACATCATCATCGACAGACCCCAGGCCGATGTTTATGCTTATGTGAAGCAGTTGAAGCACCAGAGTCTTTGGAATTCCTGGTTCTTGAAAGATCCCAAAGTCAAAATGGACTACAAGGGTGAAGACGGGACCGTGGGGTTTATTGTGACTTGGGAAAGCAGCCTCAAAGAAGTGGGCGTTGGCGAGCAGGAAATCAAAAATCTTGTCGACAACAATCGTGTGGACACCGAGATCCGATTTAAGATCCCGATGGAAGCCAGCTTTGATTCCTATGTGATCACGGAATCTGTGGATCCTGCTCAGACCAGGGTGACAATGGGCATGCATGATGAACTGGCCATCCCGATGAACGTGATGAGTTTCCTGTTTAATAAGATTTTTGGCGGCGAAGACCACATCATCCGGGATATGGATCAGAGCCTGATAAATTTGAAAACACAGCTTGAGCAGAAATAA
- a CDS encoding DUF1428 domain-containing protein: MAKYVDGFVLTVPKKNMAQYRKMAMQASKIFLKHGALEYKECVGDDMNIDWALPFPKLTKAKSDEVIVFSWITYKSRAARDRANKAMMNDPKMKEMSPDKMPFNMKRMAYGGFKTIVDK; the protein is encoded by the coding sequence ATGGCAAAATACGTTGATGGATTTGTACTGACTGTTCCCAAAAAAAACATGGCGCAGTATCGCAAGATGGCGATGCAGGCCTCAAAAATATTTTTGAAGCACGGAGCCCTGGAATACAAGGAATGTGTCGGGGATGACATGAATATCGATTGGGCGCTGCCGTTTCCAAAGCTGACCAAGGCGAAATCCGATGAAGTGATTGTGTTTTCCTGGATCACTTACAAATCCCGTGCTGCCCGGGATCGCGCCAACAAAGCGATGATGAACGATCCGAAAATGAAAGAAATGAGTCCGGACAAGATGCCATTCAATATGAAGCGCATGGCCTACGGTGGATTCAAAACGATCGTGGACAAGTAG
- a CDS encoding VOC family protein, giving the protein MVNQIYVNLPVKNLKRSMEFFSKLGFEYNMKFTNDSAACMVMGKDIFAMLLDENFFQTFTDKTIIDARKNIEVITCFSVDSKEQVETLIDKAKKAGGLSPRPPTDYGFMYSRSFEDLDGHVWEVVSYSGEEQPK; this is encoded by the coding sequence ATGGTAAATCAAATCTACGTGAATCTTCCTGTCAAGAATCTGAAAAGATCCATGGAGTTCTTCAGCAAGCTGGGTTTTGAATACAACATGAAATTCACCAACGACAGCGCCGCCTGCATGGTGATGGGCAAAGATATCTTTGCCATGCTTCTGGATGAAAACTTCTTCCAGACTTTCACCGACAAAACCATCATCGATGCCCGCAAGAACATTGAGGTCATCACCTGTTTTTCAGTTGATTCAAAAGAGCAGGTCGAAACGCTGATCGACAAAGCCAAAAAGGCCGGAGGCCTGTCCCCACGCCCGCCCACGGACTATGGTTTTATGTACAGCCGCAGTTTTGAGGATCTGGACGGACATGTCTGGGAAGTTGTCAGCTATTCTGGTGAAGAGCAGCCCAAATAG
- a CDS encoding SRPBCC family protein yields MSNDLKVVPAGDRNIVVTRTFKAPKEKIFDAYTKPEHLKRWLLGPQGWTLPVCTLDPKPGGEYHYLWRHEDGREMGMHGVVKEIHRPDHLLTTELFDEPWYPGEGLNDLSLTEDGKTTLHTLVMRYESKAARDMVLQSGMQRGLSESYDRLEDLLRIM; encoded by the coding sequence ATGAGCAACGATTTGAAAGTCGTACCCGCGGGCGATCGCAATATTGTTGTCACCCGCACCTTCAAAGCTCCCAAAGAAAAAATCTTTGATGCCTATACCAAGCCAGAGCATTTAAAGCGCTGGCTGTTAGGCCCCCAGGGCTGGACACTGCCCGTCTGCACACTGGATCCAAAACCGGGTGGTGAATATCACTACCTGTGGCGCCACGAAGATGGGCGCGAAATGGGCATGCACGGAGTGGTGAAAGAGATCCATCGCCCCGATCATCTTTTAACCACCGAACTTTTTGATGAGCCCTGGTATCCGGGCGAGGGATTGAATGATCTGTCGCTGACCGAAGACGGCAAAACCACCCTGCACACGTTGGTGATGCGCTATGAATCCAAAGCCGCGCGTGACATGGTCTTACAGTCCGGGATGCAAAGAGGACTTAGTGAGAGCTACGACCGCTTAGAGGATCTTCTGCGGATAATGTAA
- a CDS encoding MFS transporter, translating into MKTDTAHPTLTRGLVLLLMAAVGIIVANLYYAQPITAMISQALGLDPSAAGLVVTLTQIGYGLGVLLIVPLGDIIENRRLVLTMIGIAVLGVLGLAFASQLTPYFIAAFATGLGASTVQILVPYTAHFAPEVKRGQVVGSLMSGLMIGIMLSRPVSSLLTDLFSWHAVFVLSAVLMAVLAVVLYKVMPERHPENKNRHYFDLLKSMGRLFIETPVVRRRGAYQAFMFGAFCLFWTASPLLLAGPKFNLSQSAIAIFALVGVSGAVIAPIAGKAADKGHSRIATMMAMIISAFSFLLSHFFEGGSTAALAALVISAILLDAGITANLVMGQRAIFSLKAEYRSRLNGLFIATIFVGGAIGSTLGAWAYARGGWELTSWVGFLMPALAFAYFLTEKKS; encoded by the coding sequence ATGAAAACGGACACTGCTCACCCGACTTTAACTCGCGGGTTGGTCCTGCTTCTGATGGCTGCCGTCGGAATCATCGTTGCCAACTTATATTATGCTCAACCTATCACCGCCATGATCAGTCAGGCATTGGGACTGGATCCCAGCGCTGCAGGTCTTGTCGTGACACTGACTCAGATCGGATATGGACTGGGAGTTTTGCTGATTGTTCCTTTGGGTGACATCATCGAAAATCGCCGTCTGGTTCTGACCATGATTGGTATCGCGGTCCTGGGTGTCCTGGGCCTGGCCTTTGCCTCCCAATTGACACCGTACTTTATCGCCGCCTTCGCCACCGGCCTGGGCGCTTCGACCGTGCAAATTCTTGTGCCCTACACGGCGCACTTTGCTCCGGAAGTAAAACGAGGCCAGGTCGTGGGCAGCCTGATGAGCGGATTGATGATCGGGATTATGCTGTCCCGTCCGGTCTCAAGCCTGTTGACGGATCTGTTTTCGTGGCATGCCGTGTTTGTTCTTTCGGCTGTGCTGATGGCGGTTCTTGCGGTGGTCCTTTATAAAGTCATGCCGGAACGTCATCCGGAAAACAAGAATCGGCACTATTTTGATTTACTGAAATCCATGGGCCGTCTGTTTATTGAAACACCGGTGGTGCGTCGTCGGGGCGCTTATCAGGCCTTCATGTTCGGGGCGTTCTGTCTGTTCTGGACGGCAAGTCCGTTGTTGCTGGCAGGTCCGAAATTCAACCTGTCACAATCCGCGATCGCCATCTTTGCCCTGGTCGGAGTTTCTGGCGCTGTGATTGCGCCGATTGCCGGGAAAGCCGCTGACAAAGGTCACAGCCGTATTGCGACGATGATGGCCATGATCATCTCGGCCTTTTCATTTTTGCTAAGTCATTTCTTTGAAGGCGGCTCCACAGCCGCTTTGGCGGCGCTGGTGATTTCAGCCATCTTGCTGGATGCAGGCATCACCGCGAATCTGGTGATGGGTCAACGTGCGATCTTTTCGCTGAAGGCGGAATACCGCAGTCGATTGAATGGACTCTTTATTGCGACGATCTTTGTGGGAGGAGCGATCGGTTCAACTTTGGGTGCGTGGGCTTACGCCCGTGGCGGCTGGGAGCTGACATCATGGGTGGGGTTTCTGATGCCAGCCCTCGCCTTTGCTTATTTCCTGACGGAAAAGAAGTCCTAG